CCGGTGAAATTCCGGAGCCGACGGTGAAAGTCCGGATGGGAGGAGAAGAGAGACAGTCTAAATGTATATTGTGACATTGAATTCAAAAAGTCCCCGGAAAATTCCGGGGACTTTTTTTGGAGGAATCGATATGGACGAAAAATTTATGAAACTTGCTATCGAAGAGGCGAAGAAAGGAGAAGGATTGGTAAATCCTAACCCTCTTGTCGGGGCTGTAATCGTCAAAAACGGAAAGATTTTATCTACTGGTTACCATGAATACTTCGGTGGAAGACACGCAGAGATCGTGGCCATTGAAAACGCGAAAAAATTGGGATATGACATCAAGGGAGCTGAGATGTACGTGACACTCGAGCCCTGCGTTCATTATGGAAAGACGCCACCTTGTGTGGATAGGATCATAGAAGAAGGATTCTCGGCAGTGTACATTGGAACCTTGGATCCAAATCCCATGGTTCACGGAGGTGGTAAAAGAAAGCTTATGAACGCTGGAATACATGTGAAGCATGGGATTTTAGAAGGCGAAGCAAAGGAATTGATCGAGGTCTTCACAAAATATATGAAAACAAGAATGCCTTTTGTTGCATTGAAATTAGCTATGAGTCTTGATGGGTTTATCGCAAAAAAACGTGGAAAACGTGAAAGAATCACTTCAGATCGCGCTACAGAAAAGGTTCATAGATTGAGAAATTATTATTCAGCGATAATGATTGGAGCAACAACCGCTATCTCTGACGACCCTCTTTTGACCTGTAGATATCCCTTTTGCAAAAGGAATCCTATCCGTGTCATCCTCGATAGATCCGGGAAAACTGCGAAGATGGATCTAAAACTCTTTGCCTTAGAAGGAAGAACAATTATCTTCACATCCTCGAATGAATATTGGCCAGAAAATGTTGAAGTTATCAGAAGGGATGATTTATCTCCAGAATCGATATTGAAAACACTTGGGAAAATGGGGATGGACTCTATCCTCGTTGAAGGTGGTGCAAATGTTGCTTCGCAATTTATCAAGCACGCAGATAAAATCCATCTCTTTTACGCACCAGTAGTCTTTGGGAATGGACTTTCCCCATTTGAATGTGATTTCAAAGGATTCACCACAAAGAAAGTAGAAGTGCACCACCCCGATATCTACTGGGAGTTGATACCATGTTCACAGGAATAGTGGAATATGTTTCAAAAATGGAGATACGTGGAAACACGTTAGTTGTTGAGAATCCCTTCGATGATGTGAAGATAGGTGACAGTATTGCAGTAAACGGTGTATGCCTTACAGCAACAACTGTTGGAAGGCACATTATCTTCACCTGTGGGCAGGAAACGCTCAAACGCACAAACCTTGGCATGTGGAACAGGAGGGAAGTGAATATAGAACGTGCGCTACCCGCTAACGGAAGATTCGATGGCCATATAGTTACAGGACATATTGATGGCACAATCAAATTCTTAAGGAGTTTGAAAGAGGGAGAAACAACATGGATGACCTTCTCCATGCCTAAAGAACGTTGGGGAGTTGCCGAAAAAGGATCGATTGCAATTAATGGAATCAGCCTTACAATTGCGCGGATAGATCTCGATACATTTACCGTGCAAGTCATACCCCATACATTCGAAAATACAAACCTCAAAGCGCTTCAACCGGGTGACCTGGTGAATTACGAGATAGACGTCATTGCGCGATACCTAAGAGGAATTTACAGGGGGTGAATACATGGACATAGCTAAGATCAGAAAGGCTTTTTTGGAAGGAAAACCAGTTGTACTTATAGATGACAAACGCGAGATGGAAGCAGATCTTATCTTTCCATCTGAACTTGCAAACGCTTCTGTTATAAACACGATGATAGATGGCAAAGGAATGCTGTGTGTTGCAATGGATGAACACACACTTTTTGAGAAAGGTTTTTTCAAACTTCCTTCACGAAATAGCGAAACGAATTTCTTTGTCCCTGTCGATCATTTTGATGCAGGGACCGGGATCTCCGCGAGTGATCGTGCAAAGACGATTCGAGCACTTGCAAAAGGGGAAAATATAAACGCTTTTCGATATCCGGGTCATGTACACCTTCTTGGAGGCGTGGGTCTCAACAAAAGACAGGGTCATACAGAGTTGTCGCTTGAATTAATGGAATTATGCGGATTCTCGAGATCAGCGATCATAATTGAGATTCTCGACAGCCATGGAAACTCACACAACATAGACTTTACCAAACAACACGCGAAAAAGAATGGTTTTCTCATCATTACACGCAATCAAGTTATCCAAGAATACACAAAGAGCAAACAACTGGTTAAGGTAGTATCAATCGCATCTCTGCCAACAAAATTTGGAACCTTCCAGATCGTTTCTTTTGATAACAATTACGATTTTCTGGAACATACAGCCATTATTTATGGAGATATTTCAAAAGAACCGGTACCTGTAAGGATACATTCTGAATGCCTTACTGGTGATGCGTTGGGGTCGTTGAGGTGTGATTGCGGATCACAGCTTCAAAACGCAATGAATTATATAAAATCCCAGGGAAGAGGCATCATACTGTATCTCAGACAGGAAGGACGTGGGATCGGACTTCGCAACAAGATAAAAGCATACCACCTTCAGGATAGTGGTATGGATACAGTCGATGCGAACATCGCCCTTGGATTTCCGGAGGATATGAGAGATTATGGCGTTGCTGCGCAAATGTTGAGAGCACTTGGAGTGCAAAGGATCATACTTCTATCAAATAACCCGGATAAGCTTAGTCAACTGAAACATTACTCCATCATTGTCGATGAAACAAGAAATGTCTTCGGTGAAGTAACACCACACAACCACTTTTATCTGATGACAAAAATGGAAAAAATGGGTCATGTATTGAAGGAGGTGCTCAAAAAGTGAGAGTTTTCGAAGGAAAATATTATGGAGAAGGACTAAAAATCGCTATAGTGATTTCGAGGTTCAATTCTGCCGTTACAAAGGAACTTTTGGATGGAGCTCTGGACGCTTTGAAGAGACACGGAGTTAGAGATGAAAACGTTGATATCATCTGGGTTCCTGGTGCTATGGAAATGCCGCACATCATAAGGACAATTGCTCTCAGGAAAGGACATGATGCGATAGTTGCACTTGGCGCAGTTATCCGTGGCGAGACATATCACTTTGATGTTGTTGCCAATGAAGTCTCGAAGGGTATTGCAGCAATTAACCTGGAAGTAGACACACCTGTATCTTTTGGAATTATCACATCTGACACCGTTGAACAGGCCCTAAATAGAGCGGGCATAAAATCAGGAAACAAAGGCTTTGAAGCGGCTATGGTAGCGATAGAGATGGCAAATCTCAAAAAGCAAATCAAGGAGATATCTGGTTAAGCATAAAAAACGTTGTAGGTTGTGGGTTGCTGGTTGTAGGTGATAATCAAGATCCGAGAGTCCGAGAACCGGGAAAAACATGAAGAGCCGTTTGCCGTTATCCGTTTTCCGTTGACTGATATGAACTTCAGACTTCGAACATTGCTCCATCAGCTGACAGCTTTGCGAGTGTCTTTTATTTCTTGTCTTTTGATCTTCGCCTACAACCAACAACCCACAACCGACAACGGTTTTTATTGCCGCTCAGCAGCTCTCTCGGATCTCGGCACTCGATTATCACCTACAACCAACAACCCACAACCTACAACAGTTTTTCTCGAATCTCGATCCCCGGATCTCGTTTTGAGATTAGTCCTTGTAAAAAGTCAGTAAAAGAATGCTGTATTCTGTGTTGTTTATAAAGAGTAATTTGAACAATATATCTAAATGAGAATCATTTTATGTGGTATATACGAATAAATCATATGTACTAATAATATGATTAATGCAAAAACTTCGTTGAATTTTAACATCTTAAGGTTTTTGAACTCCTTTTTAGTTTCACCTGTTTGCGGCTGTGCATGTATAATATAGATGAATACAACAACAGGGAGGTGAAAGCATGAAAAGGATTGGCATATTGATAATGATTCTTGGTCTAACCAGTATGTTTTTTGCCAGCGATATTTTCTTTGGTGTAGGGGCGGATTTGTATGGAGTCACCGTTTCTCTTGATGAATTTGAATTGGATGAGCTTGAAATTAACTTTGATGATTTCTCCGGTGCCAGTGTATTTACCCAGGTAGATCTGGCATTTTTCACTGCGCAATTCCTCGTTGGACGCTACGACAACTTTACGGGAGATTTTTATCAGTTTGCTAGACCGAAGGTATCTCTCGGTGTTAATTTTAAGATTCCAATTCTTATTTTCTACTTAAAAGGTCAGGTACTTTCTCCACTTCCTAAGCTTTTGGATTATGCTAAGGGATTTATCGATTTTGCGGATTTGTATCTGCTTACAAGATTTGGTGTCGGCATGAAACTTTCTAAATTCTTTGTAGAAGCAGGAATGAGCTCTGGTTCTTTTGTGGCAAATTTGAATCGCTTTAACCCCTTCGAGGTACCTTACGTATCATTCGGCGTTGCATTCTAAAATTCCCAAACCCCTTTCAGAGGTATTTTATACAAAGAAGGGACGCAAAAGCGTCCCTTTTATCATTTTCGGTATTCAAAACACCGTTTACCGTTATCCGTTTTTCGTTGATCGATAAGGGCCTCAGCTTCTGAAAGCATCGCTCCATCAGCTGACAACGTTTGCAAGCCTCAACCTCGTGAGCGTCGGCCTCCACATAAGAAGAGCTGCGGTATCTAACATAGCAGAAGGAAAGGGCAGAGATTCAACAAAAGACTTCGTAAGATTTCTTAATATAGCTAAGGGCTCATTATATGAACTACAAACAGACCTCTTTGGAAGAAATGAAGAACTGAAGCGGTATTCTACCAGATTTACTTGAACCAGCAAGAAATCCAAATCATAGGAGTTTCTTCCACAGTTGGTTGGTACTATCCATACTATTAGTTATCGCATTCAAAATATCAAAAAAAGAGCACATTAAAGCAGTTTCTCTCTTATCTTTCATTACAGGATACAAATCACATCTGCTAGCTGACATGACAACCCCAAAAGGGCTTCCACTCATCAAATAATTCCCAACCGACAACCTCGCAATTGTTCTGTACCCAATCGGATTCTCAGTCCAAAAGTCGGGGTTCGATTCCCTGTGGCGTTGCCAGATTTCTAAAATATCGAATCATGCCCGTAAAACCGACAGTTCGAACCTGCCCACCGCCACCAACCAAATTAGCCCTCTCGAATCTCAATGACCGTTGTCGGTTGTATGTTGTGTGTTGTACGTAATCATCGAGAACCGAGATCCGGTGGTTGGAATTTAGAGATCTAGAAAAGATGAGATTCCGGATCAAGTCTGGAATGATAGTTTTGTACCGCTGTGACTTATTTTAAGGAAAATCAACTGCGAAGCAGTTCGCTACAACTCCGCAGGAGTTCGTGACACCGGCTTAGCCGGTCGTGTCAATCCCGAAGGGATTCGCCCCGCTGCTCCGCAGCGCATAGCCTCCTGGACACAGTCCAGCACTTCCGCCGCGCAGCGGCCCTCTCGCCTTCTCGGTTCTCGGATTCTCGAACCTAATCTCCAATCTCAAACATCGAATCTCGTTCTTCTGCGCTTATCGGTCAACGAAAAACAAACAACGGTAAACGGTTCTCTCGGGTATTTCTACACCCCAGACCCCAAACCCTAGACCCGCTCTTCTCTAATCTTTTCCCACTTCGGCTGAAGAACCATTTTTATTTTGCTATACAACTAACTAAATTGGATTTAAAATTCCAGCGTAGCAGAAACTTTCACATCTTTTAAATTTAAATTATTATAATCAAATGTTTTGTAGAAACGGCCTATTATCCAAAAATTCAGCTTACCAAGGTTGATGCCTATTCCCGCTTTAACCACTGGTTCATCGTTGAGGTTCGAATATCCTGCAAGATACCCGAACGTTTTGCCTCCTAACAAGAAGTCGGTGCTAAAATATAAAACTCCATCATCAGCCGACTTCAAGTTCTCTATAATGAAACTTAATCCGATTGCAGCTTTGTTATCACTGCTGATATTTTCCGAATAGAGGATTAAGCCTGCTTTTGCATCTTTGGGATCGAAAGCTTCATTGAAAACAACTGTTCCACCATCATCAATCAATAGATCGTTCGGCATATATGCTATATCCAATCTGGAAATGTTCCCATTTTTATAACTTTTTGCAATCAACCCCATGGAAAGTTTAGGAATTTGAGAAATATTGAAACCATTTAAAACATTCAGAGGAGCTGCTGCCGCTAAATATAGCGAACCAAGTCTGATTGCTACAGCCGCCGAAGATTCAAACTCCGCATTTTCAAAATCAAAATCTTTGTTGATTGACCCTTTTACTCCTGCGGCAATAGCAAATATCGAATGCTCAAATCTCAAGGCACAATTCCCTAAGAAATTAGACTGAGGATAGTCAAAATCAATACCTGTTTTCAGTGTGTAGTCTTGTAATAAAATATCCGAGGGCCATTCTAAATAACTAAGAGGATTGAATGAAAGTGCGAATAATGCTAGCGAAACAACTATGCTAAAAAGAAAGATTAAAAAACATTTTTTCATCATGATTCTCCTCCTTTCAAAACTTAATGCAGTTTTTTTATTTACGCGTCTAAGAATCAAGGCATAAGGAACTTCAAAAGCACAGCGACGATTGCCATAACGATACCACCAAATAATGCCACTCGACTTGTCGTCCAGTAAGCTCTCTGAATCCAATATCTTTTAAGTGAATAGTTTGGGTTAGTTATACCTTTTTCTTCGAATGATTGTAATAATAGGTACTTTTGTTCATTCCTATACTAGACAGAGCTTCTTCCAATGTTAGGTTCAAAGAAACTAGTGTGTCAACTAAATCCTGTAACTCTTCAATGGAGTATTTGCATTTCAAAAAATCGATGACCATTCGCATATTTTCAGTGGTCTTAACACATTTCATAAGCTTCATATGCTTATTATTTTCGCTTTTCCTAT
This genomic interval from Kosmotoga pacifica contains the following:
- a CDS encoding metal-dependent hydrolase; the protein is MLPDLLEPARNPNHRSFFHSWLVLSILLVIAFKISKKEHIKAVSLLSFITGYKSHLLADMTTPKGLPLIK
- a CDS encoding bifunctional 3,4-dihydroxy-2-butanone-4-phosphate synthase/GTP cyclohydrolase II, whose translation is MDIAKIRKAFLEGKPVVLIDDKREMEADLIFPSELANASVINTMIDGKGMLCVAMDEHTLFEKGFFKLPSRNSETNFFVPVDHFDAGTGISASDRAKTIRALAKGENINAFRYPGHVHLLGGVGLNKRQGHTELSLELMELCGFSRSAIIIEILDSHGNSHNIDFTKQHAKKNGFLIITRNQVIQEYTKSKQLVKVVSIASLPTKFGTFQIVSFDNNYDFLEHTAIIYGDISKEPVPVRIHSECLTGDALGSLRCDCGSQLQNAMNYIKSQGRGIILYLRQEGRGIGLRNKIKAYHLQDSGMDTVDANIALGFPEDMRDYGVAAQMLRALGVQRIILLSNNPDKLSQLKHYSIIVDETRNVFGEVTPHNHFYLMTKMEKMGHVLKEVLKK
- a CDS encoding transposase, with translation MDKKLNQRKVFTPEEKASIVLEGLKQSTSISRICKKYGIFKTQYYRWKKKFIEGGIENLRDHRKSENNKHMKLMKCVKTTENMRMVIDFLKCKYSIEELQDLVDTLVSLNLTLEEALSSIGMNKSTYYYNHSKKKV
- the ribD gene encoding bifunctional diaminohydroxyphosphoribosylaminopyrimidine deaminase/5-amino-6-(5-phosphoribosylamino)uracil reductase RibD, encoding MDEKFMKLAIEEAKKGEGLVNPNPLVGAVIVKNGKILSTGYHEYFGGRHAEIVAIENAKKLGYDIKGAEMYVTLEPCVHYGKTPPCVDRIIEEGFSAVYIGTLDPNPMVHGGGKRKLMNAGIHVKHGILEGEAKELIEVFTKYMKTRMPFVALKLAMSLDGFIAKKRGKRERITSDRATEKVHRLRNYYSAIMIGATTAISDDPLLTCRYPFCKRNPIRVILDRSGKTAKMDLKLFALEGRTIIFTSSNEYWPENVEVIRRDDLSPESILKTLGKMGMDSILVEGGANVASQFIKHADKIHLFYAPVVFGNGLSPFECDFKGFTTKKVEVHHPDIYWELIPCSQE
- the ribE gene encoding 6,7-dimethyl-8-ribityllumazine synthase → MRVFEGKYYGEGLKIAIVISRFNSAVTKELLDGALDALKRHGVRDENVDIIWVPGAMEMPHIIRTIALRKGHDAIVALGAVIRGETYHFDVVANEVSKGIAAINLEVDTPVSFGIITSDTVEQALNRAGIKSGNKGFEAAMVAIEMANLKKQIKEISG
- a CDS encoding riboflavin synthase — encoded protein: MFTGIVEYVSKMEIRGNTLVVENPFDDVKIGDSIAVNGVCLTATTVGRHIIFTCGQETLKRTNLGMWNRREVNIERALPANGRFDGHIVTGHIDGTIKFLRSLKEGETTWMTFSMPKERWGVAEKGSIAINGISLTIARIDLDTFTVQVIPHTFENTNLKALQPGDLVNYEIDVIARYLRGIYRG
- a CDS encoding four helix bundle protein, with amino-acid sequence MTTFASLNLVSVGLHIRRAAVSNIAEGKGRDSTKDFVRFLNIAKGSLYELQTDLFGRNEELKRYSTRFT